The following nucleotide sequence is from Microthrixaceae bacterium.
TTGTCGCCGGCCACCAGCCGGTCCTCGTCGAGCACCTCGGAGAGGTCGTACCCGGCGTCGATGGTGGCCTGGCGCTCCTGATCGTTGCGGGGCCACAGCCGGCCCTGGATGGCACCGCCCATGGACTTGAGGGCGGCAGCGGCGATGACACCCTCGGGAGTGCCACCCACACCGAACATGATGTCGGCACCAGAGTCGGGCCATGCGGTGGCGATGGCACCGGCCACGTCCCCGTCGGGGATGAGCAGGATCCGAGCCCCGGCTTGGCGGATCTCGCCGATCAGCTCCTCGTGGCGGGGGCGATCGAGGACCACGGCCGTGACCTCGGTGACCCGCTTGCCCAGTGCCTTGGCCACCGCGCTCAGGTTCTCGGTGGGGGTGGCGGTGATGTCGATGGCGCCAGCGGCCTCGGGGCCTGCGGCGATCTTTTCCATGTACACGCAGGGCCCGGGGTCGTACATGGTGCCGCGCTCGGACACGGCGATGACGGCGATGGCGTTTCCACGCCCCAACGAGGTGAGGGTGGTGCCGTCGATCGGGTCGACAGCGATATCGGCCGCGGGGGGTGTGCCGTCCCCGATGCGCTCGCCGTTGTACAACATCGGGGCTTCGTCCTTCTCGCCCTCACCGATGATCACCACGCCGTCCATGGGCACCGTTCCCAACACCAGCCTCATGGCGTCCACCGCGGCGCCATCTGCGCCTTCTTTGTCGCCCCGGCCTACCCAGCGGGAGGCGGCGAGGGCAGCGGCTTCGGTGACCCGGACCAGTTCCATGGCCAGGTTTCGGGTGGGGACCTGCTTGTCGGGCATCTGGGGATTCTATTGCCGGTGGTGGAGCCGCACCGGAAGCACTCGGTGACCCGGAGGTCCGAGGACC
It contains:
- the glpX gene encoding class II fructose-bisphosphatase; the encoded protein is MPDKQVPTRNLAMELVRVTEAAALAASRWVGRGDKEGADGAAVDAMRLVLGTVPMDGVVIIGEGEKDEAPMLYNGERIGDGTPPAADIAVDPIDGTTLTSLGRGNAIAVIAVSERGTMYDPGPCVYMEKIAAGPEAAGAIDITATPTENLSAVAKALGKRVTEVTAVVLDRPRHEELIGEIRQAGARILLIPDGDVAGAIATAWPDSGADIMFGVGGTPEGVIAAAALKSMGGAIQGRLWPRNDQERQATIDAGYDLSEVLDEDRLVAGDNCFFAATGITDGELLKGVRYTSRGAFTQSLVMRSKSGTVRLVEAQHQLGKLEEFSSIEFS